Proteins from a single region of Colias croceus chromosome Z, ilColCroc2.1:
- the LOC123705021 gene encoding uncharacterized protein LOC123705021, with amino-acid sequence MSATLVPNEVLAFLQYQLDVMDEVSIEQICTSNFTEEEIRDAKSLLFSALIMADRMPSRRRDEKGERSLRDIIKVFKETDPDDVPTFVAKDLRKLPPVTFDHVDVTRLLKDITSLRTALKEMEFKFGASQSTINDLRNEVVALRDSISLCRSTEVSYVNTRRGAQRETFESANLTTPPAVDRVTPRPARPAPLPESPPRVANPTPAGYAAAAAKPPVKRQEITRDGDPVKHRDSPRRAAHLSSVNSHPLDEEGFTKVEKRKKKKKPSSNKCGTAPTGNNHLLRPAIPTTQLYVSRLHHSTQASDVVEYVRVKTKFIVRVQRLEPRNNLNFNSFVVRVPSEQLSIFMSEEFWPRGVVFRRFRGRLRNTQPKPIQRNMTLPVP; translated from the coding sequence ATGAGCGCTACGCTTGTTCCTAATGAAGTCCTGGCATTCCTGCAGTATCAGCTGGATGTCATGGATGAAGTTAGCATAGAGCAAATTTGCACCAGCAATTTTACGGAAGAAGAGATACGTGACGCCAAATCACTTCTCTTTTCGGCATTGATTATGGCCGACCGGATGCCGTCTCGCAGGAGGGACGAGAAGGGAGAGAGGAGTCTACGGGACATCATCAAGGTGTTCAAGGAGACCGATCCGGACGACGTGCCAACTTTCGTGGCGAAGGATTTGCGTAAGCTGCCTCCCGTCACATTCGACCACGTCGACGTCACCCGCCTTCTTAAGGACATCACTTCATTAAGGACTGCCCTAAAGGAGATGGAGTTTAAATTTGGAGCTTCCCAATCCACCATCAACGATCTGCGTAATGAGGTCGTCGCCCTGCGcgattcaatttcattatGTAGGTCAACGGAGGTTTCATATGTGAACACACGTCGTGGAGCGCAACGTGAGACTTTTGAGTCAGCGAATTTGACGACGCCGCCGGCCGTCGACCGCGTCACGCCGCGCCCCGCCCGACCCGCGCCTCTCCCGGAGAGCCCGCCTCGTGTAGCAAACCCGACACCGGCTGGCTACGCGGCCGCTGCCGCCAAGCCTCCCGTAAAGCGGCAAGAAATCACCCGAGATGGAGATCCCGTTAAGCACAGGGACTCCCCGCGCCGTGCGGCACACTTGTCGAGCGTGAATAGTCATCCACTCGATGAGGAGGGCTTTACAAAGGTAGAGAAAAGGAAGAAGAAAAAGAAGCCCTCCTCCAACAAGTGCGGTACCGCCCCGACCGGTAACAACCACCTGCTGCGGCCCGCCATACCGACGACGCAGCTGTACGTGTCCCGCCTGCACCACTCCACCCAAGCTTCTGATGTAGTGGAGTATGTGCGGGTTAAGACCAAGTTTATCGTGAGGGTCCAGCGCCTGGAGCCGCgcaataatttgaattttaattcatttgttgTGCGTGTACCGAGCGAGCAGCTGTCAATCTTCATGAGCGAGGAGTTCTGGCCCCGTGGTGTCGTGTTCCGGCGGTTTCGCGGGCGGCTTCGCAACACCCAGCCGAAGCCCATTCAGCGAAATATGACACTGCCAGTGCCGTGA